In one Thermococcus sp. 2319x1 genomic region, the following are encoded:
- a CDS encoding MFS transporter — MLENYRGFSRDAKLVVVYSFLGWLGGNIAWFILPFYYSSLGMNFSKIGILFSVSTIAQAIVLLIAGHVSVRLGYRRTILVAVGMFFAARLLQVFMPYFWTFAIASAVLGVGMALEGPALMSLLSEEVSDERRHYLFSLNAALGTIGAALGMYLGGLLPKMFDGSNPYKMTLLFVALLVPVQGFFIFMASPVLRREEKKLRFERELVVKIAKFSLPSALIGLGAGVTIPYMGLWFNKRFGTSLESIGGLFAIQQFVMGIGTFILPVIADKVGSVKTIVGFNGSATLLILSMPFSPSFPIAAVIYTIRTILMNIVNPIWDSFMMRFFTKEERSTAVALRNFSWTTTFGIGQLIGGKVFDLSLVMPFFVTGILYGLSMITFWMLFSKEE, encoded by the coding sequence GCAATATAGCGTGGTTCATCCTGCCTTTTTACTACTCCTCTCTTGGAATGAATTTTTCAAAAATTGGAATTCTCTTTTCGGTTTCCACAATAGCTCAAGCCATAGTTCTTTTAATCGCGGGACATGTAAGCGTTAGGTTGGGCTATAGGAGAACCATCTTAGTTGCGGTGGGAATGTTCTTTGCGGCAAGGCTTCTCCAAGTCTTTATGCCGTATTTTTGGACTTTTGCCATTGCATCTGCCGTGTTGGGGGTAGGAATGGCACTTGAGGGTCCAGCGTTGATGTCTCTCTTGAGTGAAGAGGTAAGCGATGAGAGGAGGCACTACCTCTTCAGCTTAAATGCCGCTTTGGGAACGATAGGTGCTGCATTGGGCATGTACTTGGGTGGTTTACTCCCCAAGATGTTCGATGGTTCAAATCCATACAAAATGACGCTCTTATTTGTTGCGTTACTCGTTCCGGTTCAGGGCTTCTTCATTTTCATGGCTTCTCCAGTTTTGAGGAGGGAGGAAAAGAAACTCAGGTTTGAAAGGGAGCTTGTTGTCAAAATCGCAAAGTTTTCCCTCCCATCGGCTTTAATTGGCTTGGGGGCTGGGGTTACGATACCCTACATGGGGCTGTGGTTTAACAAACGTTTTGGAACAAGCTTGGAGAGCATTGGGGGTCTTTTTGCCATTCAGCAGTTTGTAATGGGAATTGGAACATTCATCCTTCCCGTGATTGCCGACAAAGTTGGGAGTGTTAAAACGATCGTAGGTTTCAATGGGAGTGCAACCCTTCTAATACTTTCAATGCCCTTCTCTCCCTCTTTTCCGATTGCGGCGGTGATTTATACGATCCGAACCATATTAATGAACATCGTTAACCCCATATGGGATTCATTTATGATGCGCTTTTTCACTAAGGAGGAAAGATCGACGGCAGTGGCATTGAGGAACTTTTCGTGGACGACGACCTTCGGCATAGGTCAACTTATAGGTGGGAAAGTTTTTGATTTATCCCTTGTAATGCCGTTTTTTGTGACTGGTATTTTGTACGGGCTCTCTATGATAACTTTTTGGATGCTTTTCTCAAAAGAGGAATGA